From Calditrichota bacterium:
TGGAGGGCGGGCATTCCTGCCCGCCCTAAGGGCGGACAAGAATGTCCGCCTTCCAAGTGCGCAAGTGGGGGGTCTAATCCCTGTCCGGCTCAGCCTCTACGCGCTCGACGGCCGTGAAGTCCTCCGCCTCCACGACGGGCAGCTGTCCCCGGGGAGCCATACTTTCGCACTTTCGCACTTTGGCACTTTCACACTTCCCTCCGGCATCTATTTTCTCCGCCTTCAGGCCGGCTCTTACTCCCGCACCGTTAAAGCCGTTCTTATGCGCTAATCTTGGAGGGCGTTTCATGGGCGTGAACGTAAGGGCCGAAGACGATATGTGCGGCTTCGTGCCCGATTGCAGAAGGGTGGAATCGGCTCGTATCGGCTGGCAAACTATTTTTGGGCGGACTCGCCAAATCCCTTGACATCTTCCTCTCACAGCCGTATTTTGTGAAAACCTTGCCTCGGGCTACGGCTCGGGCTACGGCTCGGGCTACGGCTCGGGCTCAACGTCAACCCTACTGCAAGGAGGACGTAATGTCCCACCGTTCGATCTTCGCGACCGCTCAACTGGTTCTGCTGGCGGTCCTCACCCTCTTCGCCGCGCCGGGAGAGGCATGGGCAACAGATCTGGATTTCCAGATGGAGATTCAATGGGGTGATGGGGTTGATCCCTACGATGTGGA
This genomic window contains:
- a CDS encoding T9SS type A sorting domain-containing protein, which translates into the protein GGRAFLPALRADKNVRLPSAQVGGLIPVRLSLYALDGREVLRLHDGQLSPGSHTFALSHFGTFTLPSGIYFLRLQAGSYSRTVKAVLMR